DNA sequence from the Halorussus sp. MSC15.2 genome:
GTCACCGCGGTCCGCGACCGCATCCGCGACGCGGCCGAGGAGATTCGCCGCGCGGTCATGGAGTCCCGCCCGGTCATCGTCCGGCACAACGCCACCGCCGACGGCTACGTCGCCGGTGCGGCCATCGAGCGCGCGGTCCTGCCGCTGGTCCGCGACGAACACGCCAAGAGCGACGCCGAGTACCACTTCTTCGACCGGCGACCGCTCGAAGACGGCGACTACGACATGGCCGACGCGACCAAGGACGTGACGACGATGCTCGACAACCGGGAGCGCCACGACGAGAAACTCCCGCTGTTCGTCGTCGTCTCGGCCGGAAGCACCGAGGAGTCCGGCGACGGATTCGAACTCCTCGACATCTACGACGCTCCCCGAATCGTCGTGGACGCGACGTACCCCGACGAGGACGTGGCCGACCTCGCCGACGTGGCGGTCAACCCGTACCTCGAAGGGAGCGAGGCGGACGACCTCACCGTCGGCGTCCTCGGCGCGAACGTCGCCGCCCACGTCAACGCCGACGTGCGCGACGACATCTCGCACCTCCCGGCAGTCAGCTACTGGGAGGACACTCCCGAGGCGTACACCGACCTCGCGACCGAGGCGGGCTACGATGAGGACCACACCACCGCGCTCCGCGAGGCGGTCGCGCTGGAGGCGTACTACCAGTCCTACGAGGACAAGCGCGAACTCATCACCGACCTCCTCTTCGAGCACGAGAAGCGCGACCTCGCCGAACACGTCGGCGAGCAGTTCCGCGAGAAGCTCCAGACCGAACTCGACACCGTGGAACCGAACCTCTCGGTCCGCGGCGAGAACGGCGTCTCGTTCACCGTCCTCGACACCGAGGCGTTCACCCACCGGTTCGACTTCCCGCCGACGGCGCTCCTGCTGGACGCCATCCACCGGCAGGAACTCGGCGCGGAGGGCGCGCCCGGCGACGACCACGTCACCCTCGGCGTGGACGAAGACGAGATTCACGTCCGGAGCGACGGCCGGGTCAACGCCCGCGACATCGCCGCGGCGGCCAGCGAGACGGCCGAGAACGCGGGCATCTCGGCGAAGGGCACCCGCGACGGCGCAATCGAGTTCCTCTCGGGTGAGCGCGACGACGCGCTCGACGCCGTGGTCGGGGCCATCAGCGAGCAGTTGTAGAACGGCCGTAATCGATTCTTCTTTCGTCGGTGTTATCGCTCCGTAGCGGCGCCTCCGGTTCGGGAATCGGTCGTCGCTATCCCTCCGTCCTACCGCTCTTCCTCGGGGGCGGACGCTCCGACCGACTCCATTTCCGGCAGGTCTGCCAGCGGCACTCCCCACGCCGCGACCGCTCCGCCGCCGACTAGCACGAGCGCACCGAGCGCCGCCAGCATCGCCGGGAGCGCCGACACCGCCAGCGCGCCGGCGACGATTTTGAGCGGTGCGACCGCGACCGAACGGAGCATCGAGACGGTGCTCAGGACCGACGCCCGACCGCGCGACCGGATTTCGTCGTTGATGTGGCCGTCGGCGAGCGGTCGGGAGGTGGCCGACAGCGCCCGAAGGAGGAAGAACAGCGGGAGCGCGAGCCACGGTTCTGCAAGGACCGCGAGCAGGCCGCCCGCCGCGAGGACGGGGACGACCCGGAACCACGTCGAGACGCCGACAACCGCCTCCAGTCGGCCGGTCTGGCTCGCGGCGGCGGCCGAGACCAGCGTCAGACCCGCGTATACAGCGCCGAGTCGGGCGGGGTCGATGCCCAACACGTCCACGCTCACGGGCTGGACGAACAGGAGCGCCGACGAGACGACACCGAGGAACAGCGCGGTGTAGGCGACGAACGACCGGAGTCCCGGCCGCGCGAACTCCGTCCGGGTGACGGTGACGGCCTCCGAGACGGTGAGGTAATCGGCCGTGTCGCTCGCAGAGCGGTTCCGGCTTTCTTCGGAGACCGCTTCTCTTCTCCCGGACCTCGCCTCGTTCCCCCGCGCCCGCCGCGACGGCACGGCGGCGAGTAGCAGGACGACGCCCGCGAGTAGCGCGGCGGCGTCGAGCGCCCACGGCAGGAGG
Encoded proteins:
- a CDS encoding DHH family phosphoesterase, which gives rise to MGSCIICGAPADGAICQSHEQDVLFEFTGNHPNQLTSGRYYKGTVDGFAEFGVFVNVGDRVTGLLHKSELDQRLESLDWDEGDEVFVQVTGVRDNGNVDLGWSIRQSEREFRGKLIDDPEQGAVLPEDAEASDDNDDQQATTDGAGTVDPATERDAESDTRSQTDSASESEADSESEIESESESESESESESDAETTSEPEPVTEDESESDEESPADSGPSRVEIDSLSDRVNDEVRIEGEIVGARQTSGPTVFEVRDETATVDCAAFVEAGVRAYPEVETGDLVRLDGVVELRNNELQVETDDLVKLEGDERETVETRLEDALRAEARPDDVDLLADHESVTAVRDRIRDAAEEIRRAVMESRPVIVRHNATADGYVAGAAIERAVLPLVRDEHAKSDAEYHFFDRRPLEDGDYDMADATKDVTTMLDNRERHDEKLPLFVVVSAGSTEESGDGFELLDIYDAPRIVVDATYPDEDVADLADVAVNPYLEGSEADDLTVGVLGANVAAHVNADVRDDISHLPAVSYWEDTPEAYTDLATEAGYDEDHTTALREAVALEAYYQSYEDKRELITDLLFEHEKRDLAEHVGEQFREKLQTELDTVEPNLSVRGENGVSFTVLDTEAFTHRFDFPPTALLLDAIHRQELGAEGAPGDDHVTLGVDEDEIHVRSDGRVNARDIAAAASETAENAGISAKGTRDGAIEFLSGERDDALDAVVGAISEQL
- a CDS encoding MFS transporter translates to MSRRTRGRGIRESVEERLPSRPVLVFYCYVLSRSLAFTVPIYVVFYQSRGLSLAQFGLLEATYTVAVLGFEFPTGYLADRVGRRNGLAVANALGALGAVGYALAHSFPAFLAAVVVRAVGATFSSGASDAWLYEVLADEDAETEFARVSGHARALGLAGQAGAALVGSRAYAVSRLLPWALDAAALLAGVVLLLAAVPSRRARGNEARSGRREAVSEESRNRSASDTADYLTVSEAVTVTRTEFARPGLRSFVAYTALFLGVVSSALLFVQPVSVDVLGIDPARLGAVYAGLTLVSAAAASQTGRLEAVVGVSTWFRVVPVLAAGGLLAVLAEPWLALPLFFLLRALSATSRPLADGHINDEIRSRGRASVLSTVSMLRSVAVAPLKIVAGALAVSALPAMLAALGALVLVGGGAVAAWGVPLADLPEMESVGASAPEEER